Part of the Candidatus Glassbacteria bacterium genome, ATGCGATGAGCGAGCTGTGAGCCGCCGATACCGCCTCATTCCAACGGGATCTGCTCGAGGTTCAGTTCAAGCCAGCGGTCGAATGTTTTGAGTTCCGGGTTGAGTGAGCGTGCGAACCGGGGGTCGCGGGCGCCGCAGAAATACTGCTCGAAGTCGCGCTTGAACTGGAACATGTTACCCAGGTCCTCGGCCCCGGGAAAACCGAACCCACGGTAAACCTCGGGCGGCACGTCGTTGTAGCGCACAGGTTTACCAAGCGCCCGGCTCAGTGATTCGGCCATCTGGCCGCCGGTCAGATGCTCACCGGCGATCCCGACGGTCTTGCCTGCATACTCGCTGCCCCGTTTGAAGATCCCGTAGGCGCATTTGCCGATATCTTCAGAGGCGATCCCCGGCAGCTTTTTGTCCCCCATCGGGAACGTGATCGCCAGGCTGCCGTCCGGCCCGGGTTTTGGCCCCATGCCGAAATGGATCAAGTTATCCCAGTAGAACGAAGTCAGCAGGAATGTCACCGGCAGCCCCGACTCCGAAAACAAAGTGTCGGCCTCGCCCTTGGCATCGAAATGAGGCACCTTGTACTTTTCCATCAAGGTCGGCATCCTGTCGTCGTCAAGCGGAACCCATTTTCGCGTATCCTCCAGGGTGGACCAGATTACGTGGTTTACTCCGGCTTGTTTGGCCGCCCCGGCCATGTGGGCGGCATGTGCGCGCTCCTTGTTTGGAGAGAAGTGGTCCCAGAAGAAGGTGACGCAGAATACTCCCCAGGCACCTTCGAGAGCCCGCGCCACGCTCCCCTGATCATCGATATCTACTTCGGCCAGTTCCGCGCCGAGACTTTCAAGTTCCCGTGCGCGATCCGAGCCGGTGTTCCTGGTCAGTGCGCGAACGGCGAATTCCCCGCCGCTGTCGCCCAGAATTGCCCTTACCAGACCTCCTCCCTGAGAGCCGGTGGCCCCAACTACCGCGATGATTTTCCTGTCGTCCATGCTCAACCCCCTGTTTATTATTAAAACAGCCGTGCCGGCCGACCCGGCCACTCCTGGTTCATGTTTTACCGGCGGACCTCCCTGGTCACGAATGGCCAGCCGGCAACAAGCAATGATTCTGCTTCTCATTATAAATATAAAAGAAAGAGCCTCAAGATAAAAGGCCCTTTTTCTTCGAGACGAGTCGCGGCTTTTCCGCGGGCGGATGGATCGAGTGCCCGGTGTGAAAAAATACTTACCCTCTCCCCAGCAGCACCATGCTGATCGCTTCCATCAGTTCCTTGTAACCGTACGGTTTTGTAATCGCGTAAGAGAAACCGTAATCCCTGTAATCAGCCATAACCGCGTCCTCCGAGTAACCGCTGGAAACGATCACTTTGGCCTGCGGGTCTATTTCGAGCAGTTTACCGATAGTCTCCCTGCCGCCCATGCCGCCGGGAATGGTCAGGTCCATCACCACCACGTCGAACGGCCGCCCGGACCGGATGCCG contains:
- a CDS encoding NmrA/HSCARG family protein, which produces MDDRKIIAVVGATGSQGGGLVRAILGDSGGEFAVRALTRNTGSDRARELESLGAELAEVDIDDQGSVARALEGAWGVFCVTFFWDHFSPNKERAHAAHMAGAAKQAGVNHVIWSTLEDTRKWVPLDDDRMPTLMEKYKVPHFDAKGEADTLFSESGLPVTFLLTSFYWDNLIHFGMGPKPGPDGSLAITFPMGDKKLPGIASEDIGKCAYGIFKRGSEYAGKTVGIAGEHLTGGQMAESLSRALGKPVRYNDVPPEVYRGFGFPGAEDLGNMFQFKRDFEQYFCGARDPRFARSLNPELKTFDRWLELNLEQIPLE